A single region of the Rhodococcus sp. W8901 genome encodes:
- a CDS encoding C40 family peptidase produces MVHTIRRGLIAAALIVGGAVGLAAPAAADPSSLFGSSGGSGSASLFAGSGDIAIPLPIPSPRGIAALAAATTQTGKPYLWGGNGPDSWDCSGLVQWAFRTVGINLPRTSQEMARFTGGMLVPLSVLQPGDVITMDTYDIAGHVGIYAGNGMVFNAYGTGVPTGLRPLSDFRIHNIRRFF; encoded by the coding sequence GTGGTCCACACGATTCGTCGAGGTCTCATCGCGGCCGCCCTGATCGTGGGCGGTGCAGTCGGTCTGGCCGCACCAGCGGCGGCAGACCCGAGTTCGCTGTTCGGGAGTTCGGGCGGTAGCGGCAGCGCGAGCCTGTTCGCCGGCAGTGGCGACATCGCCATCCCCCTGCCCATCCCCAGCCCGCGCGGTATCGCCGCGCTGGCCGCGGCCACCACGCAGACCGGCAAGCCCTACCTGTGGGGCGGCAACGGTCCCGACTCGTGGGATTGCTCGGGACTGGTGCAGTGGGCGTTCCGCACGGTCGGGATCAATCTCCCGCGGACCAGTCAGGAGATGGCACGGTTCACCGGCGGCATGCTGGTCCCGCTGTCGGTGCTGCAACCCGGCGACGTCATCACGATGGACACCTACGACATCGCCGGGCACGTGGGGATCTACGCCGGCAACGGCATGGTCTTCAACGCCTACGGCACGGGTGTCCCGACCGGGCTGCGACCGCTGTCGGACTTCCGGATCCACAACATTCGCCGCTTCTTCTGA
- a CDS encoding ABC transporter ATP-binding protein, whose protein sequence is MSMEVTAWNAMYNAMHAQQDRRPFSRATLRRVAGYARPHRSHIAWYLLLSVVTAALAVATPVLAGRVVDAIVAGDSADVVVRLALLIAAIAVFEAGLAIVTRWLSSSIGEDLILDLRRAVFDHVQRMPVAFFTRTRTGALVSRLNNDVIGAQRAFSDTLSGVVGNLVTLVITLIVMIGISWQITLLSLLLLPIFVLPARRMGARLAQLSREAANHNSVMSTQMTERFSAPGATLVKLFGRPAQESAEFAVRARRVRDIGVRTAMLQSVFVTALTLVSALALALVYGLGGFYALRGQLEAGAVVSLALLLTRLYSPLTSLASARVDVMSAMVSFERVFEILDLKPLITEKPDAVDLPAGPASVEFRSVDFAYPSPDKVSLASLEEVAGLDTRTGSTVLHDVSFRLEPGRMVALVGSSGAGKSTIAQLVPRLYDVDAGSVLIGGVDVKDLTTDSIRRTVGMVTQDGHLFHESVRSNLLLARPEATEAELWEVLRRARLTALIESLPDGLDTVVGERGYRLSGGERQRLTIARLLLAQPRVVILDEATAHLDSTSEAAVQEALTEALDGRTAIVIAHRLSTIRAADLILVVENGRIVERGNHSELLAADGRYAELHRTQFDTGTPGAPVLTEVLR, encoded by the coding sequence ATGAGCATGGAGGTCACCGCGTGGAACGCGATGTACAACGCGATGCACGCGCAGCAGGACCGTCGTCCCTTCTCCCGCGCCACGCTGCGCCGGGTGGCCGGCTACGCGCGCCCACACCGTAGCCACATCGCGTGGTATCTGCTGCTCAGCGTCGTCACCGCGGCGCTGGCGGTGGCCACCCCAGTTCTCGCCGGCCGCGTCGTCGACGCGATCGTGGCCGGCGACTCGGCCGACGTCGTGGTGCGGCTTGCGCTGCTCATCGCCGCGATCGCCGTGTTCGAGGCGGGTCTCGCGATCGTCACCCGATGGCTGTCCTCGAGCATCGGAGAGGACCTCATCCTCGATCTGCGCCGAGCCGTGTTCGACCACGTGCAACGGATGCCGGTCGCGTTCTTCACCCGCACGCGCACCGGCGCGCTGGTCAGCCGACTCAACAACGACGTGATCGGCGCGCAACGCGCGTTCAGCGACACCCTGTCCGGCGTCGTCGGAAACCTCGTGACACTGGTGATCACGCTGATCGTGATGATCGGCATCTCATGGCAGATCACGCTGCTGTCGTTGCTACTGCTTCCCATCTTCGTCCTGCCTGCCCGCCGGATGGGCGCACGCCTCGCCCAGCTCAGCCGCGAAGCCGCCAACCACAACTCCGTGATGAGCACGCAGATGACCGAGCGGTTCTCGGCGCCGGGGGCCACACTGGTCAAGCTGTTCGGCCGCCCAGCCCAGGAGTCCGCCGAGTTCGCGGTCCGCGCCCGGCGGGTCCGCGACATCGGTGTCCGCACCGCGATGCTGCAGTCGGTGTTCGTCACCGCGCTGACGCTGGTGTCGGCGCTGGCACTCGCACTGGTGTACGGGCTGGGTGGTTTCTACGCGCTGCGCGGCCAACTCGAGGCGGGCGCGGTCGTCTCCCTGGCGCTCCTGCTCACCCGGCTGTACTCGCCCCTCACATCGCTGGCCAGTGCCCGAGTGGACGTCATGAGCGCGATGGTCAGCTTCGAGCGGGTTTTCGAGATCCTCGACCTGAAGCCGCTCATCACGGAGAAGCCCGACGCCGTCGACCTCCCGGCAGGCCCGGCGTCGGTCGAGTTCCGGTCCGTCGACTTCGCGTACCCCTCCCCCGACAAGGTGTCGCTCGCGTCGCTCGAGGAGGTCGCCGGACTCGACACCCGTACCGGGTCGACGGTCCTGCACGACGTCAGCTTCCGACTGGAACCGGGCCGGATGGTCGCGCTGGTCGGGTCCTCCGGTGCCGGGAAGTCCACCATCGCGCAGCTCGTTCCACGGCTGTACGACGTCGACGCCGGGTCCGTCCTCATCGGCGGCGTGGACGTGAAGGATCTGACCACCGATTCGATTCGACGGACCGTCGGAATGGTGACGCAGGACGGCCACCTGTTCCACGAATCCGTGCGGTCCAACCTGCTGCTCGCCCGGCCCGAAGCGACCGAGGCGGAGCTGTGGGAGGTTCTGCGACGGGCGCGCCTCACCGCCCTGATCGAGTCACTGCCCGACGGCCTCGACACCGTCGTCGGCGAGCGGGGCTACCGGTTGTCCGGCGGTGAACGGCAACGACTCACCATCGCCCGTCTACTCCTCGCGCAGCCGCGGGTCGTGATCCTCGACGAGGCCACCGCCCACCTCGACTCGACCTCCGAGGCCGCAGTCCAGGAAGCCTTGACCGAGGCGCTCGACGGCAGGACCGCGATCGTGATCGCGCATCGGCTGTCCACCATTCGCGCGGCCGACCTCATCCTCGTGGTCGAGAACGGTCGAATCGTCGAGCGCGGCAACCACTCCGAGCTGCTCGCGGCCGACGGACGCTACGCCGAGCTGCACCGGACCCAGTTCGACACCGGCACGCCCGGAGCCCCGGTCCTCACCGAGGTACTGCGCTGA
- a CDS encoding AMIN-like domain-containing (lipo)protein has product MTYLRSRRTLAISSVAVAALTLAGCSSTDAEQTASTTSITTSTSEASPTNIAPLAAADGTMTDAPTEVAPQTGQASPDAALTITDMRVGRHDGFDRVVYEFGGVGTPGWQAEIVSTANQQGSGKPLAVAGQGILQVLIEGSTMQPQSGVEPYAGPNPLEVGSGGVVTEVRDAGVFEGRAQTLIGLSQRDVGYRVYTLSDPTRLVVDIAH; this is encoded by the coding sequence ATGACGTACCTTCGGTCCCGCCGCACGCTCGCCATCTCCTCCGTCGCCGTCGCGGCGCTCACGCTCGCCGGTTGCTCGAGCACCGACGCCGAGCAGACCGCGTCGACGACCTCGATCACCACGTCGACGTCCGAGGCCTCTCCGACGAACATCGCGCCGCTCGCGGCAGCCGACGGCACGATGACCGACGCCCCGACCGAGGTTGCCCCGCAGACCGGGCAGGCCTCCCCCGACGCCGCGCTGACCATCACCGACATGCGAGTCGGCAGGCACGACGGCTTCGACCGGGTGGTGTACGAGTTCGGCGGCGTCGGCACGCCCGGGTGGCAGGCCGAGATCGTGTCCACCGCGAATCAGCAGGGCAGCGGCAAGCCCCTCGCGGTCGCGGGCCAGGGCATCCTCCAGGTTCTCATCGAGGGGTCGACCATGCAGCCCCAGTCCGGTGTCGAGCCGTATGCGGGACCCAATCCGCTGGAGGTCGGGTCCGGCGGTGTCGTGACCGAGGTCCGCGACGCGGGCGTCTTCGAGGGTCGGGCGCAGACGCTGATCGGGCTGTCCCAGCGGGATGTCGGTTACCGCGTCTACACCCTGAGCGATCCCACCCGACTGGTCGTCGACATCGCTCACTGA
- a CDS encoding deoxyribonuclease IV, with protein MRIGAHVRQDADPIGAGERLGADIVQLFLTDPQKWDKPEPHPQTEQILASPIDVVVHSSYVINVASLNNRLRMPSRKAVADQAAAAADIGAVGLVVHGGHVRDGEDPAAGVENWRKLFERQQDKGGFPVPILIENTAGGDFAMARHLDAIGRLWDAVGEFGAGFCLDTCHAWAGGEELLGIVERIRAITGRIDLVHLNNSRDEFDSARDRHANLTTGLIDPAMLTAVASAAGAPVILETPADGIADDLAYLRDALAGD; from the coding sequence ATGCGGATCGGAGCCCATGTCCGGCAGGACGCCGACCCCATCGGGGCCGGCGAGCGTCTCGGCGCGGACATCGTCCAACTGTTCCTCACCGACCCCCAGAAGTGGGACAAGCCCGAGCCCCACCCACAGACCGAGCAGATCCTCGCGAGCCCGATCGATGTCGTCGTCCATTCGTCGTACGTCATCAACGTCGCGAGCCTCAACAACCGACTCCGGATGCCGTCCCGCAAGGCCGTCGCAGACCAGGCAGCCGCTGCCGCCGACATCGGGGCAGTCGGCCTCGTCGTCCACGGCGGTCACGTGCGCGACGGCGAGGATCCGGCCGCGGGCGTCGAGAACTGGCGCAAGTTGTTCGAGCGCCAGCAGGACAAGGGCGGTTTCCCGGTCCCGATCCTGATCGAGAACACGGCCGGCGGCGACTTCGCGATGGCCCGCCACCTCGACGCGATCGGACGCCTGTGGGACGCGGTCGGCGAATTCGGCGCGGGATTCTGCCTCGACACCTGCCATGCGTGGGCGGGCGGCGAGGAACTGCTCGGCATCGTCGAGCGGATCCGCGCGATCACCGGGCGCATCGACCTGGTCCACCTGAACAACTCGCGCGACGAGTTCGACTCCGCCCGCGACCGGCACGCGAACCTCACCACCGGCCTGATCGACCCCGCGATGCTCACCGCCGTCGCGTCCGCGGCCGGCGCCCCCGTCATCCTCGAGACCCCCGCCGACGGCATCGCCGACGATCTGGCCTACCTGCGCGACGCCCTCGCCGGCGACTGA
- a CDS encoding SDR family NAD(P)-dependent oxidoreductase codes for MGKLDGKVALITGAGQGVGQGIAFALAKEGARIAVSGRTESKLIDTCEAIAAFGGIAEPVVADVSSADDITRSVDTTAALFGGVDILVNNASLNPLGPINDLEAGLLERAYTSGPVAALRTMQACYPHMKERGGGAIVNMVSSVAVRWDASGYGGYASVKEAVRSLTRAAACEWGVDNIRVNAVAPHAMSPGLQRWADARPEEAAAFVASIPMRRIGDAETDIGSAVAFLVGPDAAYLTGATIPLDGGQARWA; via the coding sequence ATGGGCAAGTTGGACGGAAAGGTCGCGCTCATCACGGGCGCCGGCCAGGGCGTCGGTCAGGGAATTGCGTTCGCACTCGCCAAGGAGGGCGCGAGGATCGCCGTGTCCGGGCGGACGGAGTCGAAGCTGATCGACACGTGCGAGGCGATCGCGGCGTTCGGCGGGATCGCCGAGCCGGTCGTCGCGGACGTGTCGAGCGCCGACGACATCACGCGTTCGGTGGACACGACCGCGGCGCTCTTCGGCGGCGTCGACATCCTGGTCAACAATGCCAGCCTCAACCCGCTGGGTCCGATCAACGATCTCGAGGCGGGTCTCCTCGAGCGCGCGTACACGTCGGGTCCGGTTGCGGCCCTGCGCACGATGCAGGCTTGCTACCCGCACATGAAGGAGCGTGGCGGCGGAGCGATCGTCAACATGGTCTCGTCGGTCGCGGTGCGCTGGGATGCGAGCGGTTACGGCGGCTACGCGTCGGTGAAGGAGGCCGTCCGGTCGCTCACCCGCGCCGCCGCCTGCGAGTGGGGTGTCGATAACATTCGCGTCAATGCTGTTGCACCGCATGCAATGTCGCCGGGTCTGCAGCGTTGGGCGGACGCCCGTCCGGAGGAGGCCGCCGCCTTCGTTGCGAGCATTCCGATGCGACGGATCGGTGACGCCGAGACCGACATCGGCAGCGCGGTCGCGTTCCTGGTCGGACCCGATGCGGCCTATCTGACGGGTGCCACGATTCCGCTCGACGGTGGGCAGGCCCGCTGGGCCTGA
- a CDS encoding arylsulfatase encodes MAAEFTGKVSVDIRDSTPDWAPFAEPRAPEGAPNVLYVVWDDTGIGTWDMYGGLVEMPNLKRIADRGLLLSQFHTTALCSPTRASLLTGRNATSVGMATIEEFTDGFTNASGRIPADCALLSEVLGERGWNTYAVGKWHLTPLEEANLAATKRNWPLARGFERFYGFLGGEADQWYPNLVYDNHPVEPPYAPEDGYHLSKDLADKSIEFIRDSKVIAPDKPWFMYLCPGCGHAPHHVSKEWADRYRGRFDMGYEKYREIVLENQKRLGLIPADTELSPMNPYSGEVSAEGLPWPPLDTVRPWDSLGDDEKRLFCRMAEVFAGFQSYTDAQLGRLLDYLEESGQLDNTMIVLLSDNGASGEGGPNGSVNEYKFFNGYADKVEDGLEKIDQLGSPETYNHYCLGWAMAFNTPYKLFKRYASHEGGIADPCLISWPDGIAARGEIRDHYISVSDITPTVYECLGIDPPLLVGGVPQRPLEGTSFRPILDDPDAATGKLTQFYSMLGTRGIWHDGWFANTVHPAAPSNWSHFDDDRWELFHIARDRSQVHDLAAARPDRLDEMRALWFEEAEKYGGLPLNDLDMVSAFLRYRPYLTGARESFVYYPDAAEVGPGAALEMRGRSFSVLAEVSIEARDGGPAAGAAEGVLFAHGGRLGGHTLFVQDGFLKYVYNFLGEEEQVVVSTEPVTAGDHVLGVRFVRTGAADDQFTPLGDTTLYIDDRAVGSLTGMRLQPAMFSGVGQGIRIGRDPGQSVSALYRAPFRFRGGTIAKVVADVSGEPYLDLAREIARAFSHD; translated from the coding sequence ATGGCTGCGGAATTCACGGGCAAGGTTTCGGTCGACATTCGGGATTCGACGCCGGACTGGGCGCCGTTCGCGGAACCTCGTGCCCCCGAGGGGGCGCCGAACGTGCTGTACGTCGTGTGGGACGACACCGGAATCGGTACGTGGGACATGTACGGCGGGCTGGTCGAAATGCCCAATCTGAAGCGGATCGCCGACCGCGGCCTGCTGCTCAGCCAGTTCCACACGACGGCACTGTGTTCACCGACCCGCGCGTCGCTGCTGACCGGTCGCAACGCGACGTCGGTCGGAATGGCCACGATCGAGGAATTCACCGACGGGTTCACCAACGCGAGTGGTCGCATACCGGCCGACTGCGCGCTGTTGTCGGAGGTCCTGGGTGAGCGCGGCTGGAACACCTACGCGGTGGGCAAGTGGCACCTGACACCGCTCGAGGAGGCGAATCTCGCCGCGACCAAACGGAACTGGCCGTTGGCGCGGGGATTCGAGAGGTTCTACGGGTTTCTCGGCGGTGAGGCCGACCAGTGGTACCCGAACCTCGTCTACGACAACCATCCGGTCGAGCCGCCGTACGCGCCCGAGGACGGGTACCACCTGTCGAAGGACCTGGCGGACAAGTCGATCGAGTTCATCCGGGACTCCAAGGTGATCGCTCCCGACAAGCCGTGGTTCATGTACCTTTGTCCGGGTTGCGGGCATGCGCCGCACCATGTCTCGAAGGAATGGGCGGACCGGTACCGGGGTCGCTTCGACATGGGCTACGAGAAGTACCGGGAGATCGTCCTCGAGAATCAGAAGCGGCTCGGCCTGATCCCGGCGGACACCGAACTGTCCCCGATGAACCCGTATTCCGGGGAGGTCAGCGCGGAGGGCCTGCCTTGGCCGCCGCTCGACACGGTCCGCCCGTGGGACTCCCTCGGCGACGACGAGAAGCGGCTGTTCTGCCGGATGGCCGAGGTGTTCGCCGGGTTCCAGAGCTACACCGATGCCCAGCTCGGCCGGCTGCTGGACTACCTGGAGGAATCGGGTCAGCTGGACAACACCATGATCGTGCTGCTGTCCGACAACGGTGCCAGCGGTGAGGGCGGGCCCAACGGGTCGGTCAACGAGTACAAGTTCTTCAACGGGTACGCCGACAAGGTCGAGGACGGACTGGAGAAGATCGACCAGTTGGGCAGCCCGGAGACGTACAACCACTACTGCCTCGGCTGGGCGATGGCGTTCAACACCCCGTACAAGCTGTTCAAGCGGTACGCGTCGCACGAGGGCGGGATCGCGGACCCGTGCCTGATCTCGTGGCCCGACGGCATCGCGGCCCGCGGCGAGATCCGCGACCACTACATCAGCGTCTCCGACATCACGCCGACCGTCTACGAGTGCCTCGGTATCGATCCGCCGCTTCTGGTCGGCGGTGTTCCGCAGCGGCCGCTCGAGGGCACCAGCTTCAGGCCGATCCTCGACGACCCCGATGCGGCGACCGGGAAGTTGACCCAGTTCTATTCGATGCTCGGGACCCGCGGGATCTGGCACGACGGCTGGTTCGCGAACACCGTCCACCCCGCGGCGCCGTCGAACTGGTCGCACTTCGACGACGACCGGTGGGAGCTGTTCCACATCGCGCGCGATCGCAGCCAGGTCCACGACCTCGCCGCCGCGCGGCCGGACAGACTCGACGAGATGCGCGCGCTGTGGTTCGAGGAGGCGGAGAAGTACGGCGGGCTGCCGCTCAACGACCTCGACATGGTGTCGGCGTTCCTGCGGTATCGGCCGTACCTCACCGGTGCCCGCGAGTCGTTCGTCTACTACCCCGATGCCGCGGAGGTGGGTCCGGGTGCGGCACTGGAGATGCGGGGCCGGTCGTTCTCGGTGCTCGCGGAGGTCAGCATCGAGGCCCGCGACGGCGGACCCGCCGCCGGTGCCGCCGAGGGTGTGCTGTTCGCGCACGGCGGCCGGCTCGGTGGGCACACGCTGTTCGTGCAGGACGGGTTCCTGAAGTACGTCTACAACTTCCTGGGCGAGGAGGAACAGGTGGTGGTGTCGACGGAACCGGTGACGGCCGGCGACCACGTGCTCGGCGTCCGGTTCGTCCGGACCGGCGCGGCCGACGACCAGTTCACGCCGCTCGGCGACACGACTCTGTACATCGATGATCGTGCGGTGGGCTCGCTCACCGGGATGCGACTGCAACCGGCGATGTTCTCGGGGGTCGGGCAGGGCATCCGCATCGGTCGCGACCCCGGACAGTCCGTCTCGGCTCTCTACCGGGCGCCCTTCCGGTTCCGTGGTGGCACCATCGCCAAGGTGGTGGCCGACGTCTCCGGTGAGCCGTATCTGGATCTCGCGCGGGAGATCGCCCGCGCGTTCTCCCATGACTGA
- a CDS encoding ABC transporter ATP-binding protein, whose translation MVGMPTETELPTETTVAARAVNLTKVYGSGDTQVHALAGVSAEFERGEFTAIMGPSGSGKSTLMHCLAGLDEASSGSVLIGATDLTTLSDKQMTQLRRDRIGFVFQAFNLVPTLTALENITLPLDIAGRRADQQWLDTVIDRLGLRDRLDHRPGELSGGQQQRVACARALAGQPEIIFGDEPTGNLDSSSSGEVLSILRAAVDEFGQTVVIVTHDPRAASFADRVVFLADGRIVDELREPTAESVLDRMKNLETV comes from the coding sequence ATGGTGGGCATGCCAACCGAAACCGAGTTGCCCACCGAAACCACAGTCGCCGCTCGCGCGGTCAACCTGACGAAGGTCTACGGGTCGGGGGACACCCAGGTCCACGCGCTCGCGGGCGTGTCCGCGGAGTTCGAGCGGGGGGAGTTCACCGCCATCATGGGGCCGTCCGGCTCCGGCAAGTCGACGCTCATGCACTGCCTGGCCGGCCTCGACGAGGCGTCGTCGGGTTCGGTGTTGATCGGAGCCACCGATCTCACCACGCTCTCGGACAAGCAGATGACCCAGCTGCGCCGCGACCGGATCGGGTTCGTGTTCCAGGCGTTCAACCTGGTGCCGACGCTCACCGCCCTCGAGAACATCACGTTGCCGCTCGACATCGCCGGCCGCCGCGCCGACCAGCAGTGGCTCGACACCGTGATCGACCGGCTAGGGCTGCGGGACCGGCTGGACCACCGGCCCGGTGAGTTGTCCGGCGGGCAGCAGCAGCGTGTCGCATGCGCGCGGGCGCTGGCCGGGCAGCCGGAGATCATCTTCGGTGACGAGCCGACCGGCAACCTGGACTCGAGTTCCTCGGGTGAGGTCCTGTCGATCCTGCGAGCCGCGGTCGACGAGTTCGGCCAGACCGTCGTCATCGTCACGCACGACCCGCGTGCCGCGAGCTTCGCGGACCGCGTGGTCTTCCTGGCGGACGGCCGGATCGTCGACGAGTTGCGCGAGCCCACCGCGGAGTCGGTGCTGGACCGCATGAAGAACCTCGAGACGGTCTGA
- a CDS encoding ABC transporter permease → MAVTSSPMRKVSLRNLAAHKVRLVLTVLSVVLGTAFVAGSFVFTDTLQKTFDSIFDGTAQGVDVRVSPEEQGSSGVPLADVDTIRSVDGVRTVAPSVGGQIVVLNSAGKPMQNGGAPSIGSSYLPPDQALGEPTVFVTGTPPEQPNQIALNEGAANRAGLEVGSATRVLTMRGWNDVTVSGIYAPETDTGGYVGALFTDAQARELFTDGGHVGYIDVAGTGVSQDELRDRIAAALPDTKVQTGAEVKQETKDEIGEALSFVNYFLLAFGAIALLVGTFIIYNTFSMIVAQRLRELALLRAIGASRKQVGRSVVFEALIVGVIGSALGIAAGIGLAYGLRGLLNAFDLGLPDGPLQVAPRTIIVALVLGVIVTVVSAYAPARRAAKVPPVAAMREEFASTGDTLRVRTLIGAIAAVLGVLALVVGAQSTGGGAAAVVGLGALALVLAVLLAAPALSRPVVGALGAVFAKPFGPVGRLARTNAVRNPRRTAATAFALTLGLMLVSVIGVFGASAKASVNSLVDKGVEADFVLTGPQGIGVPAGAAGAAARVNGVTDAISLHGVAAKIGDADVYGTALSGSPEGVLAYTMKEGASSVSGTDMLVSATEAADRGWAMGTPVTLTDRDGEQVVTTVTGIYEDNQLLGPWLVSDQVYQEMTAPNMRTEWAVLIKAAPGADLTAMATDLATATDPFVVVQVQDREQFKGTQGQQIDALLAVLYGLLALAVVIAILGIVNTLALSVVERRREIGMLRAVGMQRAQVRRTIYLESVLIAVFGALVGVILGVVFGWGFVRTLADQGLDQISVPWGQVLGMLLGSAVVGVLAALWPANRAARTRALEAIADM, encoded by the coding sequence ATGGCAGTGACCAGTTCCCCGATGCGCAAGGTTTCGCTGCGCAATCTCGCCGCCCACAAGGTGCGGCTCGTCCTGACTGTGTTGTCGGTGGTGCTCGGCACGGCGTTCGTGGCCGGTTCGTTCGTCTTCACCGACACCCTGCAGAAGACCTTCGACAGCATCTTCGACGGCACCGCGCAGGGCGTCGACGTCCGCGTCAGTCCCGAGGAGCAGGGTTCGAGCGGCGTCCCCCTCGCGGACGTCGACACGATCCGCTCCGTCGACGGTGTCCGCACCGTCGCGCCGTCAGTGGGTGGCCAGATCGTTGTTCTCAACTCGGCCGGCAAGCCGATGCAGAACGGTGGCGCACCCAGTATCGGTTCGTCGTATCTGCCGCCGGATCAGGCACTGGGAGAGCCGACGGTCTTCGTCACGGGTACCCCGCCGGAGCAGCCGAACCAGATCGCGCTCAACGAGGGTGCCGCGAACCGGGCCGGCCTCGAGGTCGGCTCCGCCACGCGCGTCCTGACGATGCGCGGCTGGAACGACGTCACTGTGTCGGGCATCTACGCGCCCGAGACCGACACGGGTGGATATGTCGGCGCGCTATTCACCGACGCGCAGGCGCGCGAGCTGTTCACCGACGGCGGCCACGTCGGGTACATCGACGTCGCCGGGACGGGAGTGTCGCAGGACGAGCTGCGTGATCGGATCGCGGCGGCGTTGCCCGACACCAAGGTTCAGACCGGCGCCGAGGTCAAGCAGGAGACCAAGGACGAGATCGGTGAGGCCCTCAGCTTCGTCAACTACTTCCTGCTGGCCTTCGGCGCCATCGCACTGCTCGTCGGCACGTTCATCATCTACAACACGTTCTCGATGATCGTCGCGCAGCGCCTGCGCGAGCTGGCCCTGCTGCGTGCGATCGGTGCCAGCCGCAAGCAGGTGGGCCGGTCGGTCGTGTTCGAGGCGCTCATCGTCGGCGTGATCGGCAGCGCGCTGGGCATCGCCGCGGGCATCGGGCTCGCGTACGGCCTGCGGGGTCTGCTCAACGCGTTCGATCTCGGCCTGCCCGACGGCCCGCTGCAGGTGGCGCCGCGCACGATCATCGTGGCTCTCGTGCTCGGTGTGATCGTCACGGTCGTCAGCGCGTACGCGCCGGCTCGCCGGGCCGCCAAGGTTCCGCCGGTTGCGGCGATGCGTGAGGAGTTCGCCTCCACGGGTGACACCCTGCGGGTGCGCACGTTGATCGGCGCGATCGCGGCCGTGCTGGGTGTCCTTGCGCTGGTCGTCGGAGCACAATCCACCGGTGGCGGAGCGGCCGCCGTCGTCGGGCTCGGGGCGCTCGCCCTGGTTCTCGCGGTGCTGCTGGCCGCTCCGGCGCTGTCGCGTCCGGTGGTGGGTGCGCTCGGTGCCGTGTTCGCCAAGCCGTTCGGTCCGGTCGGGCGTCTGGCCCGCACCAACGCGGTCCGCAATCCGCGCCGCACCGCGGCGACGGCGTTCGCGCTCACCCTCGGGCTGATGCTCGTGTCGGTGATCGGGGTGTTCGGTGCATCCGCCAAGGCGAGCGTGAACTCGCTCGTCGACAAGGGCGTGGAGGCCGACTTCGTGCTCACCGGCCCCCAGGGGATCGGGGTGCCGGCCGGCGCCGCCGGCGCCGCCGCGCGGGTGAACGGCGTCACCGACGCGATCTCGCTGCACGGTGTCGCCGCGAAGATCGGCGACGCCGATGTCTACGGCACCGCGCTGAGCGGGTCGCCGGAAGGCGTGCTCGCCTACACGATGAAGGAAGGGGCCTCGTCGGTGTCCGGCACCGACATGCTGGTCAGTGCCACCGAGGCTGCCGACCGCGGGTGGGCGATGGGCACCCCGGTGACCCTCACCGACCGCGACGGCGAGCAGGTCGTCACGACTGTCACCGGTATCTACGAGGACAACCAGCTGCTGGGTCCGTGGCTCGTCTCGGACCAGGTGTACCAGGAGATGACGGCGCCGAACATGCGCACCGAGTGGGCGGTGCTGATCAAGGCGGCGCCCGGTGCCGACCTCACGGCGATGGCGACCGACCTTGCCACCGCGACCGACCCGTTCGTCGTGGTCCAGGTCCAGGACCGCGAACAGTTCAAGGGCACGCAGGGCCAGCAGATCGATGCGCTGCTCGCCGTGCTGTACGGCCTGCTCGCGCTCGCGGTCGTCATCGCGATCCTCGGCATCGTGAACACCCTCGCGCTCTCGGTCGTGGAGCGGCGCCGGGAGATCGGCATGCTGCGAGCGGTGGGTATGCAGCGGGCGCAGGTTCGCCGCACCATCTACCTCGAGTCGGTTCTGATCGCGGTGTTCGGTGCCCTGGTGGGCGTCATCCTCGGTGTCGTGTTCGGGTGGGGCTTCGTCCGGACGCTCGCCGACCAGGGCCTCGACCAGATCTCGGTGCCGTGGGGACAGGTGCTGGGGATGCTGCTGGGTTCCGCGGTCGTGGGCGTCCTGGCCGCACTGTGGCCCGCCAACCGGGCGGCCCGCACCCGGGCGCTCGAGGCCATCGCCGACATGTAG